A part of Microbulbifer sp. MI-G genomic DNA contains:
- a CDS encoding alpha/beta fold hydrolase codes for MPQEIHALAFGPFRVPVTITRNRAESPLALVIPAMGVPADRYRLLQKELQCLGYSTAITELPGTGESRPRPHRGADYGYNALVFSFIPQLLQLLQQQCAQEPALILGHSIGGQTGTLAARAGLTGDARVVSIASGHIHYRCWRGPQRYALLAFAPIASLTASLLGYFPGAHMGFGWREARGLMKDWARAIYTGRFAPEKCFGDRRQTVQPTLHIALAGDTFAPVQAARKLAAIVGGETQEMAATYPSGNPHLSWIKNPRPVVAAVDQWLARQPVSR; via the coding sequence ATGCCCCAGGAAATCCACGCACTGGCCTTTGGCCCCTTTCGGGTCCCCGTGACTATCACCCGCAACCGTGCAGAAAGCCCCCTGGCGCTGGTGATCCCCGCCATGGGCGTGCCCGCCGATCGCTACCGGCTGCTGCAGAAGGAACTGCAGTGCCTGGGCTACAGCACCGCCATCACCGAGCTGCCAGGCACCGGTGAAAGCCGCCCGCGCCCGCACCGCGGCGCAGACTACGGCTATAACGCGCTGGTGTTTTCATTTATCCCGCAGTTGTTGCAATTGCTGCAGCAACAGTGCGCACAGGAACCGGCGCTGATTCTCGGCCACAGTATCGGCGGGCAGACCGGAACCCTGGCAGCCAGGGCCGGCCTGACCGGCGATGCCAGGGTTGTGAGCATTGCCTCGGGCCATATCCACTACCGCTGCTGGCGCGGCCCCCAGCGCTACGCCCTGCTCGCCTTTGCCCCGATCGCCAGCCTCACCGCCAGCCTGCTGGGCTACTTCCCCGGCGCACACATGGGCTTTGGCTGGCGCGAGGCGCGCGGGTTAATGAAGGATTGGGCCAGGGCTATCTACACCGGCCGTTTCGCCCCGGAAAAGTGCTTTGGCGATCGTCGGCAAACGGTGCAGCCCACCCTGCATATTGCCCTCGCCGGCGATACTTTCGCCCCGGTACAGGCCGCACGCAAACTGGCCGCCATTGTCGGTGGCGAAACACAGGAAATGGCGGCCACCTACCCCAGTGGCAATCCACACCTGAGCTGGATCAAAAACCCGCGCCCGGTGGTTGCCGCCGTAGACCAATGGCTGGCCCGGCAACCCGTTTCGCGCTAA
- the rlmB gene encoding 23S rRNA (guanosine(2251)-2'-O)-methyltransferase RlmB — protein sequence MKQEVVYGLHAVQALLKSAPQNVQALLLLRGRNDQRLQKIIRQAEKNAIALQFVDRRTLDEKSGDNANHQGVIALCAGETRVHDEKYLQEMLEQLARKGEAPFLLVLDGVTDPHNLGACLRSAEAAGVHAVIAPKDKSAGLTPTARKVACGAAEILPLVTVTNLARTLRQLQQAGVWIFGAAGEAAQGLYQSQLTGPLALVLGAEGGGLRRLTREHCDHLVKIPMAGEVSSLNVSVAAAVCLFEAVRQRSALTPDDFQN from the coding sequence TTGAAACAGGAAGTGGTATACGGCCTGCACGCGGTACAGGCGCTGCTGAAAAGTGCCCCGCAAAATGTGCAGGCACTGTTGTTGCTGCGCGGGCGCAATGACCAGCGCCTGCAGAAAATTATCCGGCAGGCAGAAAAAAATGCGATTGCACTGCAGTTTGTCGACCGCCGTACGCTGGATGAAAAAAGCGGGGACAATGCCAATCACCAGGGCGTTATTGCGCTCTGTGCCGGGGAAACCCGGGTCCATGATGAAAAGTACCTGCAGGAAATGCTGGAGCAACTCGCCCGCAAAGGTGAGGCGCCTTTCCTGCTGGTCCTGGATGGGGTGACCGACCCGCACAACCTGGGGGCCTGCCTGCGCTCAGCAGAGGCTGCCGGTGTCCACGCGGTGATTGCCCCCAAGGATAAGTCTGCCGGCCTCACCCCTACCGCCAGGAAAGTGGCCTGCGGTGCGGCAGAGATACTGCCATTGGTTACCGTGACCAACCTTGCCCGCACCTTGCGCCAGTTGCAGCAGGCGGGTGTCTGGATCTTTGGGGCGGCGGGGGAGGCCGCACAGGGCCTCTACCAGAGCCAGCTCACGGGTCCGCTGGCACTGGTACTGGGGGCCGAGGGTGGCGGTTTGCGCCGGCTCACCCGCGAGCACTGTGATCACCTGGTGAAAATCCCCATGGCGGGGGAAGTCAGCAGTTTGAACGTGTCGGTCGCCGCTGCTGTGTGCCTGTTTGAGGCGGTGCGCCAACGCAGCGCTCTCACTCCGGACGATTTTCAAAACTGA
- the rnr gene encoding ribonuclease R, giving the protein MTHRNTPDPFSTDPHAQREAEKYEKPVPSREFLLQLLEQQAGPVSWEDVAELLGLQDEDRREGVRRRLIAMSRDGQIASNRSGDFGVLDKMSLIRGRVIGHRDGFGFVIPGDGGEDLFLSHRQMRRVFDGDEVLVRETPGGFRGKREGAVLRVIKHNTEQLAGRLFRENGICFVRPDNPRINLDIMVAAEDSAGAGHGQYVVVRIVTQPGRDRVPQGEVVEVLGDHLAPGMEIEVAIRNYGVPHSWPSALEAEAAAISEEVLEEDKRARVDLRQLPLVTIDGEDARDFDDAVFCELLPDDTWKLLVAIADVSHYVRPGSALDEEAHKRGNSVYFPDFVVPMLPEKLSNGLCSLNPEVDRLCMVCEMQIDRAGDILDYRFFEGVMRSHARLTYTQVGELLAARDDKRNNGLRKQFAALTPHLDRLHDLYLALRGARDRRGAIDFETTETRIVFDSNRKIERIVPVVRNDAHKLIEECMLAANVCAADLMALSGLPSLYRVHDVPKEEKLSNLREYLGELGLRLPGGAEPQPRDFQALLAQVEGRADAHIIQMMLLRSMNQAVYQPENRGHFGLDYRAYAHFTSPIRRYPDLLLHRALRWLIHNGKANQRAVAQKVHAEPGVGPIDRGDILPYDLPAMVQLGEQCSMTERRADDATRDVVSWLKCEYLQDHVGDVYSGVVSAVTGFGLFVELDDLYVEGLIHVTALPRDYYRFEQAHQRLIGERSGKRYHLGDSVTVQVARVDLEERKVDFILQQLVSRTRKNRAGGGTSEAGATKVSARAMEMAVDHQRDRERRGKQKKSTQRTAGDSPWSGSAKTAAQVPPFRKRKVGSSEAVPVAASGEQPARKKAAGEAPAEKPEEDTAPKRRSARRTPPRKGGKRPAVVARKAAQKTGKGKAGTVKAKKRKTTSSSKKKK; this is encoded by the coding sequence TTGACTCACAGAAATACCCCAGACCCCTTCAGTACAGACCCCCATGCCCAGCGCGAGGCGGAGAAATACGAAAAACCGGTACCCAGCCGTGAGTTCCTGCTGCAGCTGCTGGAGCAGCAGGCCGGCCCTGTGTCCTGGGAGGATGTGGCGGAACTGCTGGGGCTGCAGGATGAGGATCGCCGCGAGGGGGTGCGTCGGCGCCTGATTGCCATGTCCCGCGATGGGCAGATCGCCAGCAATCGCTCCGGGGACTTCGGTGTGCTGGACAAAATGAGCCTGATTCGCGGGCGCGTTATCGGTCATCGCGATGGCTTTGGTTTTGTCATTCCCGGTGATGGCGGTGAGGACCTGTTCCTTTCCCACCGCCAGATGCGCAGGGTGTTCGACGGTGATGAGGTGCTGGTGCGGGAAACCCCGGGCGGTTTTCGCGGCAAGCGCGAAGGCGCGGTGTTACGGGTGATCAAACACAACACCGAGCAGCTGGCCGGGCGCCTGTTCCGGGAGAATGGTATCTGTTTTGTGCGCCCGGACAACCCGCGCATCAATCTCGACATTATGGTGGCTGCGGAAGACAGCGCGGGTGCCGGGCACGGCCAGTATGTGGTGGTGAGGATTGTCACCCAGCCCGGGCGCGACCGGGTGCCCCAGGGGGAAGTGGTCGAGGTGCTGGGTGATCACCTGGCACCGGGCATGGAAATCGAGGTTGCGATCCGCAACTACGGTGTTCCCCACAGCTGGCCCAGCGCGCTGGAGGCTGAGGCGGCAGCGATCTCTGAAGAGGTCCTTGAAGAAGACAAGCGCGCACGGGTTGACCTGCGCCAGTTGCCCCTGGTGACTATCGACGGTGAGGATGCGCGGGATTTCGATGATGCGGTGTTCTGCGAACTGTTGCCGGACGATACCTGGAAGCTGCTGGTGGCCATTGCGGATGTCTCCCACTATGTGCGCCCGGGCAGTGCCCTGGATGAAGAGGCACACAAGCGTGGTAATTCGGTCTACTTCCCCGATTTTGTTGTCCCCATGTTGCCGGAAAAGCTGTCCAACGGGCTCTGTTCCCTCAACCCCGAGGTGGACCGGTTGTGTATGGTGTGCGAGATGCAGATTGATCGTGCCGGTGACATTCTCGACTACCGCTTTTTTGAGGGTGTGATGCGCAGCCACGCGCGCCTCACCTATACCCAGGTGGGCGAGTTACTGGCGGCGCGCGACGACAAGCGCAACAACGGCCTGCGCAAACAGTTTGCGGCGCTGACGCCGCACCTGGACAGGCTGCACGACCTCTACCTGGCACTGCGCGGTGCCCGTGATCGCCGCGGTGCCATCGATTTTGAAACCACCGAGACCCGCATCGTTTTTGACAGCAATCGCAAGATTGAGCGCATAGTGCCCGTTGTGCGCAACGATGCCCACAAGCTGATCGAAGAGTGCATGCTGGCGGCGAATGTCTGTGCTGCAGACCTGATGGCGCTGTCGGGGCTGCCGTCGCTCTACCGTGTGCACGATGTGCCGAAGGAGGAAAAGCTCAGTAACCTGCGCGAGTACCTGGGTGAGCTGGGCCTGCGCCTGCCCGGGGGTGCTGAGCCCCAGCCCAGGGACTTCCAGGCACTGCTGGCGCAGGTCGAGGGGCGTGCCGACGCCCACATTATCCAGATGATGCTGTTGCGCTCCATGAACCAGGCGGTGTACCAGCCGGAAAACCGCGGGCACTTCGGCCTGGATTACCGCGCTTATGCGCACTTCACCTCCCCGATTCGCCGCTACCCGGATCTGCTCCTGCACCGTGCCCTGCGCTGGCTGATCCACAATGGCAAGGCCAACCAGCGTGCCGTGGCGCAAAAGGTCCATGCGGAACCCGGTGTCGGGCCCATCGATCGCGGGGATATCCTGCCCTACGATCTGCCGGCCATGGTGCAGCTGGGTGAACAGTGTTCCATGACCGAGCGCCGCGCCGATGATGCCACCCGGGATGTGGTCAGCTGGCTCAAATGCGAGTATTTGCAGGACCATGTCGGGGATGTCTATTCCGGGGTGGTCAGCGCGGTGACAGGTTTTGGTCTGTTTGTCGAACTGGATGACCTGTATGTGGAAGGGCTGATTCACGTCACGGCACTGCCCAGGGATTACTATCGTTTCGAGCAGGCACACCAGCGCCTGATCGGCGAGCGCAGCGGCAAGCGCTACCATTTGGGCGATTCTGTCACGGTGCAGGTGGCGCGGGTTGACCTGGAAGAGCGCAAGGTCGATTTTATCCTGCAGCAGTTGGTATCGCGCACACGGAAAAACCGGGCCGGGGGCGGGACCAGCGAGGCCGGAGCCACCAAAGTCAGTGCGCGCGCTATGGAAATGGCGGTGGACCACCAGCGGGATCGCGAGCGCCGCGGCAAACAGAAGAAGAGCACACAGCGCACAGCCGGCGACAGTCCCTGGAGTGGATCTGCAAAAACCGCCGCGCAAGTGCCCCCTTTCCGCAAGCGCAAAGTCGGCAGCAGCGAGGCAGTGCCGGTAGCCGCCTCTGGGGAACAGCCCGCCCGTAAAAAGGCGGCGGGCGAAGCCCCTGCAGAAAAGCCAGAGGAAGATACGGCACCCAAGCGCCGCAGTGCCAGGCGCACTCCGCCGCGCAAGGGCGGGAAACGCCCCGCCGTGGTCGCGCGCAAAGCGGCGCAGAAAACAGGCAAGGGCAAGGCAGGCACCGTCAAGGCAAAGAAGAGGAAGACTACTTCCAGCAGCAAAAAGAAAAAATGA
- a CDS encoding 3'-5' exonuclease, producing the protein MKKNNADTVVVLDFETSGLSPDMGDRAIEIGAVLIEEGKITDRFQQLMNPGFKINSFIQQYTGITNSMLHNADIGSVVIKKFAKFIGKNNLVAHNAAFDRRFLDSEMAIAQKAYSGQFNCSMLLARRIYQNAQDHKLETLVRLKKLPISGTFHRALADTEMTAHLWLKMLEDLEVEYGVMKPSFEYINKLSKTPKHKVAILLRP; encoded by the coding sequence ATGAAAAAAAATAATGCAGATACCGTAGTGGTACTAGACTTTGAAACCTCTGGCTTATCCCCGGATATGGGCGATAGAGCAATAGAAATTGGGGCTGTTTTAATAGAAGAAGGAAAAATAACTGATCGCTTTCAGCAGCTGATGAATCCAGGATTTAAAATTAATTCTTTTATCCAGCAGTATACGGGTATTACCAACTCGATGTTGCATAATGCTGATATTGGATCGGTAGTAATAAAAAAATTTGCCAAGTTTATCGGTAAGAATAACCTTGTGGCTCACAATGCCGCATTTGATCGGCGATTTCTCGATAGTGAGATGGCTATAGCCCAAAAAGCATATAGTGGGCAATTCAATTGTTCTATGCTTCTGGCAAGAAGAATATATCAAAATGCCCAAGATCATAAGTTGGAAACACTGGTTCGACTCAAGAAACTACCGATTAGCGGCACTTTTCATAGGGCTCTTGCTGATACAGAAATGACAGCTCACCTGTGGCTTAAAATGCTGGAGGATCTTGAGGTTGAGTATGGCGTTATGAAACCGTCATTTGAATATATTAATAAACTGTCTAAAACCCCCAAGCATAAAGTTGCAATTTTATTGCGACCATAG
- a CDS encoding GFA family protein has protein sequence MKYTGSCHCQSVRFSLNMKQPYPFNRCYCSICRKTAGGGGYAINLGGDFNSLQIEGKAFLSIYQAEIRDSATGENNKSPAQRSFCSRCGSALWVWDPRWPDLVHPFASAIDTELPVPPQRTHMMLKYARPWIEPDIRNSDETFDTYPQESLAQWHKRHQPGV, from the coding sequence ATGAAATATACGGGCTCCTGCCATTGCCAGTCGGTGCGCTTCAGTTTAAATATGAAACAACCGTATCCCTTTAACCGCTGTTACTGCTCAATATGCAGAAAAACCGCCGGGGGCGGGGGATATGCCATTAATCTGGGAGGTGATTTCAACTCGTTGCAGATTGAAGGTAAGGCGTTTTTATCGATCTACCAGGCAGAAATCAGGGATTCTGCTACAGGAGAAAACAATAAGAGCCCTGCGCAGCGTTCCTTCTGTTCCAGATGTGGCAGTGCCCTTTGGGTTTGGGACCCGCGCTGGCCGGATCTGGTGCATCCTTTTGCCTCGGCCATAGATACCGAACTGCCCGTACCGCCCCAGCGCACCCATATGATGCTAAAGTATGCCAGGCCCTGGATTGAGCCTGATATCCGCAATAGCGATGAAACCTTTGATACATACCCCCAGGAATCCCTGGCGCAATGGCATAAACGCCATCAGCCCGGTGTATAG
- a CDS encoding LysR family transcriptional regulator: MEKWTELRTAYKLAKLGTLSATAQAIGVHRSTVMRHIDALEESLGIVLFQRNDKGYLPTEAGLEIMRLGEVTDNQFNNLSDRLQSREKPLQGTLTITMVNEVASVLMPTINQYQAQHPGMRMNIIGDLRNFKLEYGEADIAIRGGPKPETPDNIVLPLTTVEIVLCAHKSYIKKHGHPAKANLQKHRFIALNERPIHLPWNDWIYSNVDEERIILTTSATQILSHALFSGIGIGGMPKTLVTANRELVEIPVGEDWKLSLWTLVHRDMINMPKIRTFIDLLKQQTDWEINPL, translated from the coding sequence ATGGAAAAGTGGACTGAGCTGCGCACGGCCTACAAACTGGCCAAACTCGGTACCTTAAGCGCCACCGCCCAGGCAATCGGCGTGCACAGGTCAACGGTGATGCGCCATATTGATGCCCTGGAAGAGAGCCTTGGTATCGTGCTTTTTCAACGCAACGATAAGGGGTACCTCCCAACCGAAGCGGGCCTGGAGATCATGCGCCTTGGGGAGGTGACCGATAATCAGTTCAACAATCTGTCTGACCGGCTGCAAAGCAGGGAGAAACCCCTGCAGGGCACATTGACCATCACCATGGTCAATGAAGTGGCCAGTGTATTGATGCCCACCATCAATCAATACCAGGCCCAACACCCAGGCATGCGGATGAATATCATTGGGGATTTGCGCAATTTCAAGCTTGAATACGGGGAGGCAGACATTGCAATCCGTGGCGGCCCGAAGCCCGAAACCCCGGACAATATTGTTTTACCATTAACCACTGTTGAGATTGTGTTATGTGCCCATAAAAGCTATATAAAAAAGCACGGCCACCCGGCAAAGGCTAATCTGCAAAAGCACAGGTTTATCGCTTTGAATGAGCGCCCGATACACTTGCCATGGAATGACTGGATTTACAGCAACGTAGATGAAGAACGCATTATTTTAACCACATCGGCAACCCAGATCCTGAGCCACGCGCTTTTTTCTGGCATTGGTATTGGCGGCATGCCAAAGACCCTGGTAACAGCGAACCGGGAACTGGTTGAAATTCCTGTGGGTGAAGACTGGAAACTATCTCTCTGGACACTGGTGCATCGGGATATGATCAATATGCCCAAGATCAGGACATTTATTGACCTCCTGAAGCAACAAACCGATTGGGAGATTAATCCACTGTAG
- a CDS encoding NAD(P)/FAD-dependent oxidoreductase: protein MTIQTDVLIVGGGFAGVSVAQALEKQGIHTTLVDQKEYFEVTFATLRNLADPGATGNRARKHYKDFLKGRFIQSRVQTLGPQRAVLSDGAEIRFKHGIIASGTRYPGLPIAKTDESMGFQARNNELMTAHTRLKKARKVMIIGGGVVGVELAGEIAHAHPHIQLILAHNSDVLLNGFKQKAQARAQQQLKSLGVEIEFNRRYQKQDDRYIDQNTGHISDADLVYEATGVLPNNDFLKAELAQILNAKGFVKIDKQLQVEGISHLYALGDIAEVGEARLGYLAVEQGKHLARVIANKLEGKAVKAYKRNPLMALIPVGQKQGVVQFPFAVTTAGFLVGLKQKDLFINKIYKGFGTTPNAS, encoded by the coding sequence ATGACGATTCAAACCGATGTATTGATTGTGGGTGGTGGCTTTGCCGGGGTCTCTGTGGCCCAGGCTTTGGAGAAACAGGGCATTCACACCACCCTGGTGGACCAAAAAGAGTACTTTGAGGTGACGTTCGCTACCCTCAGGAATCTGGCTGATCCCGGTGCAACCGGTAACCGGGCCCGCAAGCATTACAAGGATTTCCTGAAAGGGCGTTTTATTCAAAGCCGCGTTCAAACCCTCGGCCCTCAGCGTGCGGTATTGTCCGATGGCGCAGAGATCCGGTTCAAGCACGGCATTATAGCCTCGGGCACCCGCTATCCCGGTTTGCCGATTGCCAAAACAGACGAGTCCATGGGTTTTCAGGCGCGCAATAATGAATTGATGACAGCCCATACCCGGCTTAAAAAAGCGCGAAAAGTGATGATCATTGGCGGTGGCGTTGTGGGTGTCGAGTTGGCCGGGGAAATTGCCCATGCGCACCCTCATATCCAACTCATCCTGGCGCACAACAGCGATGTGTTGCTGAATGGCTTCAAACAAAAGGCACAAGCCAGGGCACAACAGCAATTAAAAAGCCTGGGGGTTGAGATTGAATTCAATCGCCGGTACCAGAAGCAGGATGACCGGTACATTGACCAGAATACAGGCCATATCAGTGATGCCGACCTGGTGTATGAAGCAACCGGCGTATTGCCCAATAATGATTTCCTTAAAGCGGAACTTGCCCAAATCCTGAATGCAAAAGGCTTTGTAAAAATCGATAAACAGCTACAGGTTGAGGGCATCAGTCATTTATATGCGCTGGGCGATATTGCCGAGGTCGGCGAGGCCAGGCTGGGCTATCTTGCCGTAGAGCAGGGTAAACACCTTGCCAGGGTGATCGCCAACAAGCTCGAAGGCAAGGCTGTAAAAGCCTATAAGCGCAATCCGCTTATGGCGCTGATTCCCGTGGGCCAAAAGCAGGGAGTGGTGCAATTTCCCTTTGCTGTGACTACTGCGGGATTTTTAGTGGGGTTAAAGCAGAAAGACCTGTTTATCAATAAGATCTACAAGGGGTTTGGGACAACACCCAATGCCAGCTAG
- the csrA gene encoding carbon storage regulator CsrA yields MLVVKRRPGENLRIGTNVSVTVLSITGNQVRVGIAAPKSLPVHREEVYLRIQKEQMQNPETR; encoded by the coding sequence ATGTTGGTTGTAAAACGCCGGCCCGGCGAGAACCTCAGAATCGGAACCAATGTTTCCGTCACCGTATTGAGTATCACCGGTAACCAGGTCAGGGTGGGCATCGCGGCCCCCAAATCCCTGCCGGTACACCGGGAAGAAGTGTATCTGCGTATCCAGAAGGAACAAATGCAGAACCCGGAAACACGTTGA
- a CDS encoding DUF6933 domain-containing protein, protein MIIHCTKKLASILPAVSTESLAETSPLGSWHGHIYAVHRRHCLLFCHDETRYTVFLPLLPKRELANLGRWFREAFTASLAYMGLPDNQVSRAELALGAVQFDTNTNRSVQGSLNRMRLMLDGPLEKVDDVMLLNPLSVTRWLCHYPVRARSGSGYSMADDAMTKRVAALSHAL, encoded by the coding sequence ATGATTATTCATTGTACCAAAAAACTGGCATCCATACTCCCGGCAGTCTCCACTGAATCACTGGCGGAAACCAGCCCACTAGGTAGCTGGCATGGGCACATTTATGCAGTTCACCGTCGTCATTGCTTGTTGTTCTGCCATGATGAAACCCGCTATACCGTCTTCTTGCCACTGCTTCCGAAACGGGAATTGGCTAACTTGGGCCGCTGGTTCAGGGAGGCCTTTACCGCATCCCTGGCCTATATGGGCCTGCCAGACAATCAGGTGAGCCGCGCAGAACTGGCTTTGGGGGCGGTGCAATTTGATACCAACACCAATCGTTCGGTGCAGGGCAGCCTGAACCGGATGCGCTTGATGCTGGATGGCCCCCTGGAAAAAGTAGATGACGTGATGCTACTCAACCCGCTGTCGGTCACGCGCTGGCTCTGTCACTATCCGGTGCGTGCGCGCAGTGGCAGCGGATACTCGATGGCCGATGATGCCATGACGAAGCGGGTTGCGGCTTTATCCCACGCACTATAG
- a CDS encoding alkaline phosphatase D family protein, with the protein MKKINRRTVLKGMFSAAGLSLAQNSLANLGLSLDLTDSPALRRIAFGSCCDQNKPQLIWNSVIAKNPELFIFLGDNIYADTEDMEVMANIYEQQGKNFAAIRNQCNVIATWDDHDYGMNDAGIEYPKRQESRDLFLTFWGELDSPRRRDDGIYHSYYYGPADARVQVILLDLRYERAAIHKVGMLAEAGRHIKNMGPYRPAEDNRSMMSEQQWQWLEKQLKQPADLRIIGSSIQFLADFTGWEAWANYPADKNRMLSLIKKTQANGIIFVSGDTHWAELSRQTEGVPYPLYDLTSSGLTNTWSQVSPNQHRKDDAYFAERNFGQITIDWQGSDTEITLQICDINGDAKIAHTVALSELQIKETA; encoded by the coding sequence ATGAAAAAAATTAATCGCAGAACTGTACTAAAGGGCATGTTTTCTGCAGCAGGGCTCTCGCTTGCTCAGAATTCCCTGGCAAATCTTGGCCTTTCTCTGGATCTGACGGATTCGCCTGCCTTGCGCCGTATTGCATTTGGATCTTGCTGCGATCAAAACAAACCCCAATTAATATGGAACAGTGTGATAGCAAAGAACCCGGAATTGTTTATTTTTCTGGGTGACAATATTTATGCAGACACGGAAGATATGGAGGTTATGGCAAATATTTATGAGCAGCAAGGCAAAAACTTTGCAGCCATACGTAACCAGTGCAATGTTATTGCTACCTGGGATGATCATGATTATGGCATGAACGATGCTGGCATTGAGTACCCAAAGAGGCAGGAATCCAGAGATCTTTTCCTAACATTCTGGGGTGAACTGGACAGCCCCAGGCGTCGGGATGACGGCATTTATCACAGCTACTACTACGGGCCCGCCGATGCTCGCGTGCAGGTGATTCTGCTTGATCTTCGCTATGAAAGAGCTGCAATTCATAAGGTGGGCATGCTGGCAGAAGCCGGCAGGCATATAAAAAACATGGGGCCTTACAGACCGGCAGAAGACAATCGCAGTATGATGTCTGAACAACAATGGCAGTGGCTTGAAAAGCAGTTGAAACAACCTGCCGACCTGAGAATCATTGGCTCCAGCATTCAGTTCCTGGCAGATTTTACCGGCTGGGAAGCCTGGGCAAACTATCCGGCGGATAAAAACAGGATGCTCAGTTTAATCAAGAAAACTCAGGCTAACGGAATTATCTTTGTGAGTGGTGATACACACTGGGCGGAGCTGTCCAGACAAACAGAGGGCGTACCCTATCCACTCTATGATTTGACTTCCAGTGGTTTAACGAATACCTGGTCACAAGTCAGCCCCAATCAACACCGTAAGGATGATGCTTATTTTGCTGAAAGAAACTTCGGCCAAATTACTATAGACTGGCAGGGTAGCGACACAGAAATTACCCTGCAAATTTGTGACATCAATGGCGATGCCAAAATTGCACATACCGTTGCCCTGAGTGAGTTACAGATCAAAGAGACTGCGTGA